The proteins below are encoded in one region of Nitrospira lenta:
- the zwf gene encoding glucose-6-phosphate dehydrogenase, whose protein sequence is MQPQQVEPHVFVIIGATGDLTRRKLLPALYHLRDQGVLETGNTLIVGAALPEIGEDGFRLWAHEGLQTAGWHNDHELREWCDACLYYHTIGRGTADDYVALAAYIRRIEQEHAMPENRIFYLAVPPDVAPSAIEGLDRVGLLKGRGWVRVVFEKPFGHDFQSARQLNATLHRYVDESQIYRIDHYLGKETVQNLLAFRFANPIFESLWKRDAIENVQITVAEDLGVEHRGAYYQQAGALRDMLQNHLTQLLTVVAMEVPVSFDAAAIQSEKMKVLYSIAPIAAQDVVFGQYTSWKIGDQTIPGYREEAGVPRDSTTETYVALKAEIHNWRWKGVPFYLRTGKRFPRKLTQIAVIFREAPAHVFPSIDPGSIASNKLLITLQPSEGFSLCFSVKSPGRPFMLSDHALQFDYQKAFGQLPEAYETLLRDVMIGDQTLFVSAEFTEKAWQLYDPLLTGTQAVYPYSAGSWGPREADALVERQGHQWQLGW, encoded by the coding sequence ATGCAGCCACAGCAGGTTGAGCCGCACGTCTTTGTCATCATCGGAGCCACCGGCGATCTCACCCGCCGCAAATTGTTGCCCGCGCTCTATCATTTGCGGGATCAGGGTGTGCTGGAAACCGGCAATACGTTGATTGTGGGCGCGGCGTTACCGGAAATCGGTGAGGACGGATTTCGGCTCTGGGCGCACGAAGGATTGCAGACGGCCGGCTGGCACAACGATCACGAATTGCGCGAGTGGTGCGACGCCTGTCTCTACTATCATACGATCGGCCGGGGCACGGCGGACGACTATGTCGCGCTGGCTGCCTATATCCGGCGCATCGAACAAGAGCACGCGATGCCTGAGAACCGTATCTTTTATTTGGCCGTGCCGCCGGACGTCGCGCCCAGCGCCATCGAAGGGTTGGATCGGGTGGGATTGCTCAAGGGGCGCGGGTGGGTGCGGGTCGTCTTTGAAAAACCGTTCGGGCACGATTTCCAGTCGGCGCGCCAGTTGAACGCCACGCTGCATCGGTATGTGGACGAATCCCAGATCTACCGGATCGATCACTATCTGGGGAAAGAAACCGTTCAGAATTTGCTGGCCTTCCGGTTCGCCAATCCGATTTTCGAATCGCTCTGGAAACGCGACGCCATCGAGAACGTGCAGATTACCGTCGCCGAAGATCTCGGCGTCGAACATCGCGGCGCCTACTATCAACAGGCCGGCGCGCTGCGCGACATGCTGCAGAATCATTTGACCCAGCTTCTGACCGTCGTGGCGATGGAGGTCCCGGTCTCATTCGATGCGGCGGCCATCCAGAGCGAAAAAATGAAAGTGCTGTATTCCATTGCGCCGATTGCGGCGCAGGATGTCGTGTTCGGCCAGTACACCTCCTGGAAGATCGGCGACCAGACGATTCCCGGGTATCGCGAGGAGGCGGGCGTGCCGAGAGATTCCACGACGGAGACCTATGTCGCGTTGAAAGCGGAGATTCACAACTGGCGCTGGAAAGGCGTTCCGTTCTATCTGCGCACCGGAAAGCGGTTTCCCCGGAAGCTCACCCAGATCGCCGTCATTTTCCGTGAGGCGCCGGCCCACGTGTTTCCGTCTATCGATCCGGGCAGCATTGCGTCTAACAAGCTCTTGATTACCCTGCAACCCAGCGAAGGATTTTCCCTCTGCTTCTCCGTAAAGAGTCCGGGGCGGCCGTTCATGCTGAGCGACCATGCGTTGCAATTCGATTATCAGAAAGCGTTCGGCCAGTTGCCCGAAGCGTACGAGACGCTCTTGCGCGATGTGATGATCGGGGATCAGACGCTGTTCGTCAGCGCGGAGTTTACGGAGAAGGCGTGGCAACTATACGATCCGCTCCTGACCGGCACGCAAGCGGTGTATCCGTATTCGGCCGGTTCCTGGGGGCCGCGCGAGGCGGATGCGCTGGTGGAGCGACAGGGCCATCAATGGCAACTCGGCTGGTGA
- a CDS encoding aldo/keto reductase, giving the protein MTSPMPDRNLWAGSLNRRQLLKAIGLLGSIVALGGTRGLADALEPARSSATGEIPKRMLGKTGVQVSALCFGGAHWGRIEDDAEAIRILQEAIDAGVTFLDNAWEYNGGRSEELMGKALQGRRQQVFLMTKVCSHGRDKRVALQQLDESLRRLKTDYLDLWQIHEVVYLDDPDRHFALGGAAEALLDAKRQGKVRFIGFTGHKDPTIHLKMLGHDFPFDTCQMPLNVFDGTYRSFEQEVLPVLTQRGIAPIGMKSLSGNAEPIKQGLVTPEEALRYVLSLPIASLVSGIDSRDILRQNLDIVRRFVPMTVAEMQGLRTRVARYAMDGRFELFKSTNRYDGRIGREQHGL; this is encoded by the coding sequence ATGACATCACCAATGCCTGACCGGAATCTTTGGGCAGGGTCGCTCAATCGCCGGCAGTTGTTGAAGGCGATCGGCCTGCTTGGATCGATTGTCGCGCTGGGCGGCACTCGCGGACTGGCCGATGCGTTGGAACCGGCGCGCTCGTCCGCAACCGGGGAAATCCCCAAGCGCATGCTGGGGAAAACGGGCGTGCAGGTGTCCGCGCTCTGTTTCGGCGGCGCCCATTGGGGGCGAATCGAAGACGACGCCGAGGCGATTCGCATCCTTCAGGAAGCGATCGACGCCGGCGTGACTTTCCTGGACAACGCCTGGGAGTACAACGGCGGCCGTTCCGAAGAGCTGATGGGGAAGGCTCTGCAAGGCCGGCGGCAGCAGGTCTTTCTGATGACCAAGGTCTGTTCGCACGGACGCGATAAGCGGGTGGCATTGCAGCAGCTCGACGAATCGCTCCGCCGTCTGAAGACGGACTATCTCGATCTCTGGCAGATTCACGAAGTCGTCTATCTCGACGATCCCGATCGGCACTTTGCGCTGGGCGGGGCAGCCGAGGCCTTGCTCGACGCCAAGCGGCAGGGTAAGGTGCGGTTCATCGGTTTCACCGGACACAAAGATCCCACGATCCATCTGAAAATGCTCGGCCACGATTTCCCTTTCGACACCTGCCAGATGCCGCTCAATGTCTTTGACGGAACCTATCGGAGTTTTGAGCAGGAGGTGCTGCCGGTTCTTACGCAGCGGGGCATTGCCCCGATCGGAATGAAAAGCTTGAGCGGGAATGCCGAACCGATCAAGCAGGGCCTGGTCACACCGGAGGAAGCGTTGCGGTATGTGCTGAGTCTGCCGATCGCATCGCTGGTCAGCGGCATCGATTCACGGGACATCTTGCGCCAGAACCTCGATATTGTGCGGCGGTTCGTTCCGATGACGGTTGCCGAGATGCAAGGGCTGCGGACTCGCGTGGCCCGTTACGCCATGGACGGGCGATTCGAATTGTTCAAGTCCACAAACCGCTATGACGGCCGTATTGGGCGGGAGCAGCATGGACTATAG
- a CDS encoding phosphoribosyltransferase encodes MLFRDRRHAGILLANHLQVYRGDHQAVILALPRGGVVVGHEVSMALHLPLDVFITRKIAAPESPEYAVGAISETGAVYLNREAVRAMQLSQEDLDGLIAAQRREIERRRALYREGRGLPHLHHRTVILVDDGIATGATLFATLEALAALNPLRVVVAMPVAPPSTAARIRALVETCVILSTPEPFEAVGCFFEEFDQVTDDEVIRTLHQANEAFQGDRPTRRTPSAIPTTRSV; translated from the coding sequence ATGCTATTTCGCGATCGTCGCCATGCAGGTATTCTGCTAGCCAATCATCTGCAGGTCTACCGAGGAGACCATCAGGCGGTCATCCTGGCGCTCCCGCGCGGCGGGGTCGTGGTGGGACATGAGGTGAGCATGGCCCTCCATCTCCCGCTGGATGTCTTTATCACCCGCAAGATCGCGGCGCCCGAATCGCCGGAATATGCCGTCGGAGCCATCAGCGAAACCGGGGCGGTCTATCTCAACCGGGAAGCCGTGCGGGCGATGCAGCTGTCTCAAGAAGATCTCGACGGATTGATTGCCGCGCAACGCCGTGAAATCGAGCGGCGGCGGGCGCTCTATCGCGAAGGGCGCGGCTTGCCGCACCTCCATCATCGAACCGTGATTCTTGTCGACGACGGAATCGCAACGGGTGCCACATTGTTCGCCACGCTCGAGGCACTTGCGGCTCTGAATCCCTTGCGAGTCGTGGTGGCGATGCCCGTGGCGCCGCCCTCGACGGCCGCGCGCATTCGTGCGCTTGTCGAAACCTGCGTGATTCTCTCGACGCCGGAACCGTTCGAGGCGGTCGGCTGTTTCTTCGAGGAATTCGACCAGGTGACGGACGACGAAGTCATTCGCACCCTGCATCAAGCCAACGAGGCCTTCCAGGGTGACCGCCCTACCCGACGAACACCATCTGCCATACCGACAACCAGAAGCGTATAA
- a CDS encoding universal stress protein, whose product MKIVAGIDWSDEAFAAVKQLGLLYKPDEVLLVHGVDLGMFQSPLMAGVANLQGYDEFRASLIEAGRQAVERGRTVLPADIPSVTTKSEPHHAASFILDSAEASAADLIVVGTHDHSRLAEFFVGSVSHHVLLHSRIPTLIVKGNAKPVARVLLAIEGRDDAARVQSWLTAHPFRNPVALTLLSIVPSLTMVEPDIMAGYHAWAEEHTLQTERILAETARALGGPQFTVTTQVRSGDPVTAICEAAGGYDLLIAGSHSRTRVDRFLLGSVSHGIVHKAGCSVLVIR is encoded by the coding sequence ATGAAGATTGTCGCGGGCATTGATTGGTCCGATGAGGCATTTGCCGCCGTGAAGCAGCTAGGCCTCCTCTACAAACCGGATGAAGTCCTGTTGGTCCACGGTGTGGATCTGGGGATGTTTCAGTCGCCTCTCATGGCCGGCGTGGCCAATCTGCAAGGGTATGACGAGTTTCGCGCTTCGCTGATTGAGGCCGGGCGCCAGGCCGTCGAACGCGGGCGAACCGTATTGCCCGCCGACATTCCTTCCGTAACCACCAAGTCCGAGCCACACCACGCCGCCTCATTCATTCTCGATAGCGCCGAGGCTAGTGCCGCCGACCTCATCGTCGTCGGGACTCATGACCACTCCCGCCTCGCCGAGTTCTTCGTCGGCAGCGTGTCGCATCACGTATTGCTCCACTCACGTATTCCGACACTCATCGTCAAAGGCAACGCCAAACCTGTCGCGCGCGTGCTCCTGGCGATTGAAGGCCGTGACGATGCCGCCCGCGTGCAGTCGTGGCTCACAGCACATCCCTTCAGAAATCCCGTGGCGCTGACGCTGCTGTCGATCGTGCCGTCGCTCACCATGGTCGAGCCGGACATCATGGCGGGCTATCACGCGTGGGCTGAGGAGCATACCCTCCAGACCGAGCGCATCCTCGCCGAAACCGCCAGGGCATTGGGCGGCCCACAATTCACCGTCACCACTCAAGTCCGCTCGGGCGATCCAGTCACCGCGATCTGCGAGGCGGCAGGCGGATATGATTTGCTCATCGCCGGATCGCACAGCCGTACCAGAGTGGATCGATTCCTTCTCGGTAGCGTATCGCACGGCATCGTTCACAAAGCCGGATGTTCCGTTCTCGTGATACGGTAA
- a CDS encoding hemerythrin domain-containing protein: MPERTISTMFDEDHARLDALFTSFQTLKRTDFPEATRAFLAFTAGLRRHVVWEEEVLFPLWERASGMTGGGPTIVMRSEHREIGDWLDAIQRKIQAQNPDTEREEATLLDLLDRHNMSEEEVLYPEMDRMISPEEREAAFRAMEQIA, from the coding sequence ATGCCTGAACGCACCATCAGCACCATGTTTGACGAAGACCATGCACGGTTGGATGCGCTGTTCACATCCTTTCAGACCTTGAAGCGAACCGATTTCCCCGAAGCCACGCGCGCATTTCTTGCGTTCACGGCGGGACTGCGGCGGCATGTGGTGTGGGAGGAGGAGGTGCTGTTTCCTCTATGGGAAAGAGCGTCGGGAATGACCGGCGGCGGCCCTACGATTGTCATGCGGAGCGAGCACCGTGAAATCGGCGACTGGTTGGACGCCATTCAGCGAAAGATCCAGGCGCAAAATCCCGACACCGAGCGGGAGGAAGCAACGCTGCTGGATCTGCTGGACCGCCACAACATGTCGGAAGAGGAGGTGCTCTATCCTGAAATGGATCGCATGATCAGCCCAGAGGAGCGCGAGGCCGCGTTTCGCGCCATGGAGCAGATTGCCTGA
- a CDS encoding chaperone modulator CbpM, with translation MMNREQNILSGSVIGDEGVLSIEDLARACSSEPQWIVELVAIGVLEPQGTETSHWRFHATDLTCARRVARLQRDFDASLDAAAVMLDLLNQIEQLRTRLKRAGVDLE, from the coding sequence ATGATGAACAGGGAACAGAATATTCTGAGCGGAAGCGTGATCGGCGATGAGGGGGTATTGTCGATCGAGGATTTGGCGAGGGCGTGCAGCTCGGAACCGCAGTGGATTGTCGAATTGGTAGCCATCGGCGTGCTGGAGCCGCAAGGTACGGAAACGTCGCACTGGCGGTTCCACGCGACCGATCTTACGTGCGCCCGCCGAGTGGCCCGCCTGCAACGCGATTTTGACGCGAGCCTCGATGCGGCTGCCGTGATGCTGGATCTGCTCAATCAGATTGAACAGTTGCGCACTCGTCTGAAGCGAGCCGGCGTGGATCTGGAATAA
- a CDS encoding DnaJ C-terminal domain-containing protein — MEFKDYYKLLEVDRTATADEIKSAYRKLARKYHPDVSKEPQAEARFKEIGEAYDVLQDPKKRAAYDQLGERWRAGQEFTPPPEWDAGSEPASGGAYTEDAADYSEFFSSLFGNFSRRGASARAQGEDHHAKISIDLEVAFQGGTHAVTLRLPQVDAQGRVVQRERLLNVQIPKGIREGQHIRLAGQGATGIQGASPGDLYLEIHFHPHALYQVQGRDLSLSFPVAPWEAALGAAVKAPTPAGVVEVKIPPGSQSGRKLRLKGRGIPGEPAGDLYLVLDVVLPKADTEQAQQVYQTMARELAFNPRQALGVS, encoded by the coding sequence ATGGAATTTAAAGATTACTACAAGCTTCTCGAGGTTGACCGCACGGCGACGGCCGACGAGATCAAGAGTGCCTATCGCAAGTTGGCGCGAAAGTATCATCCAGACGTGAGTAAAGAGCCTCAGGCGGAAGCGCGCTTTAAGGAAATCGGCGAGGCCTACGACGTCTTGCAGGATCCTAAGAAGCGCGCCGCCTACGACCAACTCGGCGAACGCTGGCGAGCGGGGCAGGAATTTACCCCTCCGCCAGAATGGGATGCGGGATCCGAGCCCGCCTCAGGCGGCGCGTATACGGAGGATGCCGCGGACTATAGCGAATTCTTCTCCAGTCTATTCGGCAATTTCTCTCGTCGCGGCGCATCCGCTCGGGCTCAGGGCGAAGACCACCATGCCAAGATCTCCATTGATCTTGAGGTCGCGTTTCAGGGCGGAACCCATGCGGTGACTCTGCGGCTGCCGCAGGTGGACGCGCAAGGCCGGGTGGTGCAGCGGGAGCGGTTGCTGAATGTGCAGATTCCCAAGGGCATCCGCGAAGGCCAGCATATCCGGCTGGCCGGCCAAGGTGCGACGGGAATCCAGGGGGCTTCCCCCGGTGATCTGTATCTCGAGATCCATTTTCATCCCCACGCTCTCTATCAGGTGCAGGGCCGGGACCTTTCGCTGTCATTTCCGGTCGCACCTTGGGAAGCGGCCCTTGGAGCGGCGGTCAAGGCGCCGACGCCGGCCGGTGTGGTGGAAGTGAAAATCCCTCCGGGCTCACAGAGCGGGCGAAAGCTGCGGCTCAAGGGACGTGGCATACCCGGTGAACCGGCAGGCGATCTCTATCTCGTCCTGGATGTGGTGTTGCCGAAAGCGGACACGGAGCAGGCCCAACAGGTCTATCAGACGATGGCTCGGGAACTGGCGTTCAATCCACGTCAAGCACTGGGGGTCTCATGA
- a CDS encoding c-type cytochrome, whose translation MAPMTIMRILSVVVACGIVSASALSAAERQGMSPLVPADKLAEARALASPLPDSAEIAEKGKALYNGKGTCFNCHGKDGSGNGMAAVGLDPSPRNFQRHGFWRHRTEGEVFWVIKQGSPGTAMIGFGDQLTDEEIWSIIQYERRFAGEHGHGAMGQGEGMGSGGGMGGCGGEACNR comes from the coding sequence ATGGCACCCATGACAATCATGCGTATCCTGTCGGTTGTTGTGGCGTGTGGCATCGTGAGCGCCTCGGCATTGTCGGCGGCGGAGCGCCAGGGGATGTCGCCGCTGGTGCCGGCCGACAAGCTGGCGGAAGCGCGCGCATTGGCGAGTCCGTTGCCGGATTCCGCCGAGATCGCCGAGAAGGGCAAGGCGCTCTACAACGGGAAAGGCACTTGCTTCAATTGCCATGGCAAAGACGGATCGGGCAACGGCATGGCGGCCGTCGGCCTCGATCCCTCGCCGCGCAATTTTCAGCGCCATGGATTCTGGCGGCATCGGACAGAAGGCGAGGTGTTCTGGGTGATCAAGCAGGGCTCACCCGGCACGGCCATGATCGGATTCGGCGATCAGCTCACCGATGAAGAGATCTGGTCGATCATCCAATACGAGCGGCGTTTTGCCGGAGAGCATGGTCATGGGGCGATGGGACAGGGCGAAGGGATGGGATCCGGTGGAGGAATGGGCGGATGTGGCGGCGAAGCCTGTAATCGATAG
- the ppk2 gene encoding polyphosphate kinase 2, producing the protein MAAGDEAMGKAKNRKARLAERNGDATADTDRARLAAELEDIPTAIPKLGDGYRQGQSNAVDQIAYAIGVVGHTLTDDDLIRINTRRGLLALLKRKEVDLEDVRKTLLYEQELRQLQVELVRLQRWVQESGQRIAILVEGRDAAGKGGTIRRFTEHLNPRAMRVVALPKPSDEEKGQWYFQRYIRQLPNKGEIVFFDRSWYNRAVVEPVMGFCSKKDHQRFLQQVTEFEHMLYEDGVTIIKFWFSISKDEQAKRFEARRQNPLKQWKLSPVDEKAQELWDSYTRYKEEMFSKTHATFSPWIIVKANDKQSARLESLRYVLNLLPYKGKEETQIRLTPDPNITTRFHRKMVELDL; encoded by the coding sequence ATGGCTGCTGGAGATGAGGCGATGGGAAAAGCGAAGAATAGAAAAGCGCGCCTGGCCGAACGGAATGGGGACGCGACAGCCGATACGGACCGCGCGCGGCTGGCTGCTGAATTGGAAGACATTCCGACCGCGATTCCCAAGCTGGGCGATGGCTATCGCCAGGGACAGAGCAATGCCGTCGATCAGATCGCCTATGCGATCGGTGTCGTCGGCCACACGTTGACGGATGACGACTTGATCCGCATCAATACTCGGAGAGGGTTATTGGCGCTTCTGAAGCGGAAAGAGGTCGATCTGGAGGATGTGCGCAAGACCTTGCTGTATGAGCAGGAACTGCGGCAGCTTCAAGTCGAACTCGTTCGCTTGCAACGGTGGGTGCAGGAGAGTGGCCAGCGGATTGCGATTCTGGTCGAAGGCCGCGACGCGGCCGGCAAGGGCGGCACGATCCGGCGCTTTACCGAGCACCTGAATCCGCGTGCGATGCGCGTGGTCGCGTTGCCGAAGCCAAGCGATGAAGAAAAAGGCCAATGGTATTTTCAGCGCTATATTCGGCAATTGCCGAACAAGGGCGAGATCGTGTTTTTCGACCGCAGTTGGTACAACCGCGCGGTGGTCGAACCGGTGATGGGATTTTGCAGTAAAAAAGATCATCAACGCTTCCTGCAGCAGGTCACCGAGTTTGAACATATGCTCTATGAAGATGGGGTGACCATCATCAAGTTCTGGTTTTCCATTTCCAAGGATGAGCAGGCGAAGCGGTTTGAAGCGCGCAGACAGAATCCTCTCAAGCAGTGGAAGCTGAGCCCGGTCGATGAGAAAGCGCAGGAACTCTGGGATTCCTACACGCGCTATAAAGAGGAAATGTTCAGCAAAACGCACGCGACCTTCAGCCCTTGGATCATTGTGAAGGCGAATGACAAGCAGTCCGCGCGGCTGGAGAGCTTGCGGTATGTGTTGAATCTTCTGCCCTATAAGGGCAAAGAAGAGACGCAGATCCGCCTGACGCCGGACCCCAATATCACCACGCGTTTTCATCGCAAGATGGTGGAGCTTGATTTGTGA
- a CDS encoding cytochrome c produces the protein MNVRRSVVVGGALLTLVGLMSTPPVLFGADQPKAKELIQQNCVQCHRMEGQAESRFNLKAPDLIWAGSKYNRAWLIRWLTGKEAPLYVKGYRWDQSQEVHKHVTVSEAEANGIADYLAEHNKDSRVKVGAFDTAKVSKYEVTFGGMAYKAHACLGCHTVEENGKLIGGQQSIALEKAGQRYNMDWLFRFGQNPQDFIIHTGEFLADATEPQLRAVIGYLAAQGVSDFKYYEPWTAPEFAKASPGRGKVIYKEYCMQCHGATGKGDGPAAATLEPKPAIHANINFSEVPTEYLYNMINHGGAAMGKSANMPYWGLTIGQQGVADVMAYLKTAFKGPK, from the coding sequence ATGAACGTGAGACGGAGCGTGGTTGTCGGAGGGGCGTTGCTGACGTTGGTGGGGCTGATGTCGACTCCTCCTGTACTGTTCGGAGCCGATCAGCCGAAGGCGAAGGAGCTGATTCAGCAGAACTGCGTCCAATGTCACCGGATGGAAGGCCAGGCAGAGTCCCGGTTCAATCTCAAGGCGCCCGATCTCATCTGGGCGGGGAGCAAGTACAACCGGGCTTGGTTGATTCGATGGCTGACTGGCAAAGAAGCGCCGTTGTATGTCAAAGGGTATCGATGGGATCAGTCGCAAGAAGTGCACAAGCATGTGACGGTATCGGAGGCCGAAGCCAACGGGATTGCCGATTACCTGGCCGAGCACAACAAGGATTCTCGGGTGAAGGTCGGGGCGTTCGACACAGCGAAGGTCTCCAAGTATGAAGTGACGTTCGGCGGGATGGCTTACAAAGCGCATGCCTGCCTGGGCTGCCATACGGTCGAAGAAAACGGCAAACTCATCGGCGGACAGCAGAGCATCGCGTTGGAGAAAGCCGGTCAGCGGTACAACATGGATTGGCTGTTCCGTTTCGGCCAGAACCCACAGGATTTCATCATCCACACCGGCGAATTTCTGGCCGACGCCACCGAGCCGCAATTGCGGGCAGTCATCGGCTATCTCGCCGCGCAGGGTGTCTCGGACTTCAAATATTATGAACCTTGGACGGCACCGGAATTTGCAAAGGCCAGCCCGGGGCGTGGCAAAGTGATTTATAAAGAATACTGCATGCAATGCCATGGCGCGACCGGCAAAGGTGATGGCCCAGCCGCAGCCACTCTTGAACCGAAGCCCGCGATTCACGCCAATATCAATTTCAGCGAAGTGCCGACGGAATATCTCTACAATATGATCAACCACGGCGGTGCCGCGATGGGCAAGTCCGCCAACATGCCCTATTGGGGCCTGACCATCGGGCAACAGGGCGTGGCCGATGTCATGGCGTATTTGAAGACGGCATTCAAAGGGCCGAAATAG
- a CDS encoding c-type cytochrome translates to MTMRILPFIGLFVLGLAGVAAMTAAQEDDLASVSAALAPRAEGLIIARCSVCHSPDLVSQQRLPKDRWLATVDKMKQWGAEISDDEADLLVRYLSARYHPAAPDHLPPLDHESSPAEPLTQEPADTGPLVGVSTRGAGIFEHNCQACHGAGATGGMGPKLAKNPILKHDDLFWETVLHGRGPMPAWGSVLSQQDIADVHTWLLTK, encoded by the coding sequence ATGACGATGCGGATCCTTCCGTTCATCGGCCTGTTCGTCTTGGGACTGGCAGGGGTGGCCGCGATGACGGCGGCGCAGGAAGACGACCTGGCGTCGGTGAGCGCCGCGCTGGCGCCGCGCGCCGAAGGACTGATCATCGCGCGTTGCTCGGTGTGCCATAGTCCTGATCTGGTCTCTCAACAGCGCCTGCCGAAAGACCGCTGGCTGGCCACGGTCGACAAAATGAAACAGTGGGGAGCGGAGATTTCCGACGACGAAGCCGACCTGCTCGTGCGGTACCTGTCCGCCCGCTATCACCCGGCTGCGCCGGATCATCTGCCGCCGCTCGATCATGAGTCGAGCCCAGCGGAGCCGCTGACGCAAGAGCCGGCGGACACCGGTCCGCTCGTCGGCGTTTCAACAAGAGGAGCGGGCATCTTCGAACACAATTGCCAGGCCTGTCATGGCGCCGGTGCAACCGGCGGCATGGGACCGAAGCTGGCGAAGAATCCGATTCTGAAACATGACGACCTGTTCTGGGAAACGGTGTTGCACGGGCGAGGGCCGATGCCGGCCTGGGGATCGGTGCTGAGTCAGCAGGATATTGCCGATGTGCACACATGGTTACTGACGAAGTAG
- a CDS encoding sulfite oxidase, with the protein MSESVSSSRRTLFKRMAEIIGGFAAWRQVRPAQAQQASSPETGPQTVRVMRPYDAETPVREFTSYLTPNHRFFVRSHFGPPAPELIAEANWRLHVGGLVAHPLELTFKDLKEFEQVTITAMVQCSGNGRAFHRPKVPGVQWERGAVGNAQWTGVRLRDVLAKAGIRPSAKHVQLQGADRPVVSSVPLFTRSIPLEKAVHPDTILAYDMNGRPLPLLHGAPLRVMTPGWMADSCTKWLTEITVQANEAKGYYMQTAYRVPVTAIQPNSGLPGTSMVPVEAMVVKSLIASPTNGDQVGRGPVTVQGVAWSGEASVATVELSFDDGKTWEQARLVGEDEPYAWRQWQFLWRPTAAGAVTILCRATDAVGQVQPQASPWNPSGFLWNGWDRATVTVVL; encoded by the coding sequence ATGAGTGAGTCCGTGTCATCCTCTCGTCGAACACTGTTCAAGCGGATGGCCGAAATTATCGGCGGGTTCGCGGCCTGGCGTCAGGTACGACCGGCGCAGGCTCAGCAGGCGAGCTCGCCGGAAACCGGCCCGCAGACCGTGCGCGTGATGCGACCGTACGATGCGGAAACGCCGGTGCGCGAATTCACGTCCTATCTGACCCCCAATCATCGGTTTTTCGTGCGGAGTCATTTCGGTCCGCCTGCGCCTGAATTGATTGCGGAGGCCAATTGGCGGCTGCATGTCGGAGGATTGGTCGCACATCCGTTGGAACTCACGTTCAAGGATCTTAAAGAATTCGAACAGGTGACGATTACGGCTATGGTCCAATGCAGCGGCAACGGGCGCGCGTTCCATCGCCCGAAAGTGCCGGGCGTGCAATGGGAGCGCGGCGCGGTTGGGAACGCACAATGGACCGGCGTGCGATTGCGCGACGTGCTGGCCAAGGCCGGCATACGGCCGTCCGCGAAGCATGTGCAGCTTCAAGGCGCCGATCGTCCGGTGGTGTCGTCTGTCCCATTGTTTACGCGAAGCATTCCGCTGGAGAAAGCCGTTCATCCGGATACGATCCTGGCCTATGACATGAACGGGCGGCCCTTGCCGCTGCTGCATGGCGCGCCGCTGCGGGTGATGACTCCAGGCTGGATGGCGGATTCCTGCACCAAGTGGCTGACGGAGATCACCGTGCAGGCGAATGAAGCCAAGGGCTACTACATGCAGACGGCCTATCGCGTGCCGGTCACGGCGATTCAGCCGAACTCCGGTCTGCCGGGGACCTCGATGGTTCCCGTCGAAGCAATGGTGGTGAAATCGCTCATCGCCTCGCCGACAAATGGCGATCAAGTCGGACGGGGGCCGGTCACCGTGCAGGGCGTGGCGTGGAGCGGAGAAGCCTCTGTCGCGACCGTGGAGCTTTCGTTCGATGACGGCAAGACCTGGGAGCAGGCTCGGCTAGTCGGCGAGGACGAGCCCTACGCATGGCGGCAATGGCAGTTTCTTTGGAGGCCCACGGCAGCCGGTGCGGTGACGATCCTCTGTCGTGCGACGGATGCGGTGGGGCAGGTTCAACCCCAAGCGAGTCCGTGGAATCCCAGCGGGTTTTTGTGGAACGGATGGGATCGGGCCACTGTGACGGTGGTCTTATGA
- a CDS encoding OsmC family protein, translated as MNLTVAYHGGTRYDITSGRHRVVTDQPEEDGGHNAGMSPVELFVGSVAGCVGYFVGQFCARHDISREGLAVDAEWEMAEGPHRVGTMVLAIRLPHRLTPEMKERLLKVAHGCTVHQSLSGAPAVTIQLNPHTTGVHS; from the coding sequence ATGAATCTTACGGTGGCCTATCACGGCGGCACACGGTACGACATTACTAGCGGTCGGCATCGGGTAGTGACCGATCAGCCTGAAGAAGACGGCGGCCACAATGCGGGGATGAGTCCGGTCGAACTCTTTGTCGGTTCGGTCGCCGGCTGCGTCGGCTACTTCGTCGGTCAGTTCTGCGCGCGGCATGACATTTCGCGCGAAGGCCTGGCGGTGGATGCCGAGTGGGAGATGGCCGAAGGGCCTCATCGCGTGGGGACGATGGTGTTGGCGATCCGGTTGCCGCATCGCCTCACACCGGAGATGAAAGAGCGCTTGTTGAAGGTCGCCCACGGGTGCACGGTGCACCAATCCCTGTCCGGCGCTCCCGCCGTCACGATCCAGCTCAATCCTCATACCACCGGAGTCCATTCATGA